A window of Streptomyces caniferus contains these coding sequences:
- a CDS encoding ABC transporter ATP-binding protein has product MMNYGRDPAVHARDLTVVRGGRTVLDALAFDVPRGRITGLLGPSGCGKSTLMRAVVGTQAKVTGTLDVLGRPAGYPRLRPRIGYVTQDPSVYDDLTVRQNLDYFAAVLHPGRAARARRRETVARVIEDVDLTARADALAGNLSGGQRSRVSLAVALLGAPDLLVLDEPTVGLDPVLRRDLWHLFHTLATDRGTTLLVSSHVMDEAERCHRLLLMREGRILADGAPDTLRDRTGSATVEAAFLHLVDEARGAAPAPAVPAPEESAR; this is encoded by the coding sequence ATGATGAATTATGGCCGTGACCCCGCCGTCCACGCCCGCGACCTCACCGTCGTCCGAGGCGGCCGCACCGTCCTCGACGCTCTCGCCTTCGACGTGCCCCGCGGCCGGATCACCGGCCTCCTCGGCCCCTCCGGCTGCGGCAAATCCACCCTGATGCGCGCCGTCGTCGGCACCCAGGCCAAGGTCACCGGCACCCTCGACGTCCTCGGACGGCCCGCGGGCTACCCCCGGCTGCGTCCCCGCATCGGCTATGTCACCCAGGACCCGTCCGTATACGACGACCTCACCGTCCGCCAGAACCTCGACTACTTCGCCGCCGTCCTGCACCCCGGCCGGGCCGCCCGCGCCCGGCGCCGCGAAACCGTCGCCCGCGTCATCGAGGACGTCGACCTCACCGCCCGCGCCGACGCCCTCGCCGGCAACCTCTCCGGCGGCCAGCGCAGCCGGGTCTCCCTGGCGGTGGCCCTGCTCGGCGCCCCCGACCTCCTCGTCCTCGACGAACCCACCGTCGGCCTCGACCCCGTCCTGCGCCGCGACCTGTGGCACCTCTTCCACACCCTCGCCACCGACCGCGGCACCACCCTCCTCGTCTCCTCCCACGTCATGGACGAGGCCGAGCGCTGCCACCGGCTGCTCCTGATGCGCGAGGGCCGCATCCTCGCCGACGGCGCCCCCGACACCCTCCGTGACCGCACCGGCTCGGCCACCGTCGAGGCCGCCTTCCTCCATCTGGTCGACGAGGCCCGGGGCGCGGCGCCCGCACCCGCCGTCCCCGCTCCCGAGGAGTCAGCGCGATGA
- a CDS encoding SulP family inorganic anion transporter, giving the protein MRRFRVARLRTFRPSIPSRQALSLWRADVTASLVVFLVAVPLCVGVAVASGVPAELGLVTGIVGGLLTGLLPGSSLQVSGPAAGLTVLVYEAVEEYGLGTLGALVLIAGVLQVAMGALRLGRWFRAISVAVVQGMLAGIGLVLIAGQLYALADAKARGSGPANLGGLPELAADTAASPDALAALAVGAGTIVLLALWPKWRRAARVVPAPLVAVALATAVVFVLELPVARVEVAGLLEVVQPPGGADFLRLTEAGAVAGALGTVLAFTLIASAESLFSAAAVDRLHDGPKTDYDKELMAQGAGNTVCGLLGALPMTAVIVRSAANVHAGARTKASRVLHGVWLLVFAVAFPVALGVVPVAALAGVLVHAGVKLLPVKQWRPLWREHRGEAVVLAATAVAIVATNMFEGVLLGLLLAVAKSAWETSHVHLEIVGLDEPAADGTVAGREPDVPAALLPIRVRALGNATFLRLPKLLDQLEALPEDREVELDLSGLRHLDRACATALGAWEEQRRGPEGTTRQEARTAAP; this is encoded by the coding sequence ATGCGTAGGTTCCGTGTTGCCCGACTCCGCACGTTCCGCCCGTCGATACCGTCACGTCAGGCGCTCTCGCTCTGGCGCGCCGATGTCACCGCCTCGCTCGTGGTCTTTCTCGTCGCCGTCCCGTTGTGTGTCGGGGTGGCCGTCGCCTCCGGCGTACCGGCCGAACTGGGGCTGGTCACCGGAATCGTCGGCGGGCTGCTCACCGGGTTACTGCCCGGCAGCAGCCTGCAGGTCAGCGGCCCGGCCGCGGGGCTGACCGTGCTGGTCTACGAGGCCGTGGAGGAGTACGGGCTCGGCACGCTGGGCGCGCTGGTGCTGATCGCCGGGGTGCTGCAGGTGGCCATGGGCGCACTGCGGCTGGGGCGCTGGTTCAGGGCCATCTCCGTGGCGGTCGTCCAGGGGATGCTCGCCGGCATCGGACTGGTGCTGATCGCCGGGCAGTTGTACGCCTTGGCGGACGCCAAGGCACGGGGCAGCGGCCCGGCGAACCTGGGCGGGCTGCCGGAACTCGCCGCGGACACCGCCGCGTCCCCCGACGCGCTCGCGGCGCTGGCGGTGGGCGCGGGGACCATCGTGCTGCTGGCGCTGTGGCCGAAGTGGCGGCGGGCGGCGCGCGTGGTGCCGGCGCCGCTGGTGGCGGTGGCGCTGGCGACGGCCGTGGTGTTCGTACTGGAGCTGCCGGTGGCCCGGGTCGAGGTGGCGGGCCTGCTGGAAGTGGTCCAGCCGCCGGGCGGCGCGGACTTCCTGCGGCTGACGGAGGCGGGGGCGGTGGCCGGTGCGCTGGGCACCGTCTTGGCCTTCACCCTGATCGCGTCGGCGGAGTCGCTGTTCAGCGCGGCCGCGGTGGACCGGCTGCACGACGGGCCGAAGACCGACTACGACAAGGAGCTGATGGCGCAGGGCGCGGGCAACACCGTGTGCGGGCTGCTGGGGGCGCTGCCGATGACCGCGGTGATCGTCCGCAGTGCCGCGAATGTGCATGCCGGGGCGCGGACGAAGGCCTCGCGGGTGCTGCACGGCGTATGGCTGCTGGTGTTCGCGGTGGCCTTCCCGGTGGCGCTGGGCGTGGTGCCGGTCGCGGCACTGGCCGGCGTACTGGTGCACGCGGGCGTCAAGTTGCTCCCGGTGAAGCAGTGGCGGCCGCTGTGGCGGGAGCACCGGGGTGAGGCCGTGGTGCTCGCCGCGACGGCGGTGGCGATCGTGGCCACCAACATGTTCGAGGGGGTGCTGCTGGGGCTGCTGCTGGCGGTGGCCAAGTCGGCCTGGGAGACCTCGCACGTCCACCTGGAGATCGTGGGGCTGGACGAGCCGGCGGCGGACGGCACCGTCGCAGGCCGTGAACCGGACGTCCCGGCCGCCCTGCTCCCCATCCGCGTACGGGCCCTCGGCAACGCCACCTTCCTGCGGCTGCCGAAGCTGCTCGACCAGTTGGAGGCACTGCCCGAGGACCGGGAGGTCGAGCTGGACCTGTCCGGGCTGCGCCACCTCGACCGCGCGTGTGCCACCGCCCTCGGGGCCTGGGAGGAGCAGCGCCGCGGCCCGGAGGGGACCACCCGGCAGGAGGCACGGACCGCCGCCCCGTAG
- a CDS encoding M1 family metallopeptidase: MLMSADSGSAVNRRPLRRCGATAALSVALLLASCTSGDARGAAGRGGVGDPLFPALGNGGYQVRHYGLDLDYDVRKKHLDATAEITARATEDLRSFQLDLQGLRVSGVRVDGEDAAFSRKGHKLIVRPAEGLRKGARFRTRVDYDGTPQELTDPDGTSEGWVRTPDGAFVSGEPAGSMTWFPGNNHPSDKATYDFTITVPKGYTAVANGELRSQRTAKGRSTFVWHSGRPMASYLATATIGRFEVHTSRGPGGLPLYVAVDPAEAGASRGPLAKLPEIVKWESGLFGPYPFSSAGAIVDDTPARISWGALETQTKPVYAGAPDTTTVVHEMAHQWFGDSVTPKTWRDAWLNESFATYAEWLWAEREGGKTPQQQFDALYDSKSKETWAFPPGDPGTPRNVTGPAVYDRGAMLLQELRNAVGDKAFFTILREWPAKYRYSNADARDFIDFCQEHTDVDLGPLFKAWLYEKGKPKREV, encoded by the coding sequence ATGCTGATGTCCGCCGACTCCGGGAGTGCTGTGAACCGCCGGCCCCTTCGCAGGTGCGGTGCGACCGCCGCCCTCTCCGTCGCGCTGCTGCTCGCCTCGTGCACGAGCGGTGACGCGCGGGGGGCGGCGGGCCGCGGCGGGGTGGGCGATCCGCTCTTCCCGGCGCTCGGCAACGGCGGCTACCAGGTGCGCCATTACGGGCTCGACCTCGACTACGACGTCCGGAAGAAGCACCTGGACGCGACCGCCGAGATCACCGCCCGGGCCACCGAGGACCTGCGGTCCTTCCAGCTCGACCTCCAGGGACTGCGGGTCTCCGGTGTGCGGGTCGACGGCGAGGACGCCGCGTTCTCCCGCAAGGGGCACAAGCTGATCGTCCGGCCGGCCGAGGGGCTCCGGAAGGGCGCGCGGTTCCGTACGCGTGTCGACTACGACGGCACACCGCAGGAGCTGACGGACCCGGACGGTACGTCGGAGGGGTGGGTCAGGACTCCCGACGGGGCGTTCGTCTCGGGTGAGCCGGCCGGCTCCATGACGTGGTTCCCGGGCAACAACCACCCCTCGGACAAGGCGACCTACGACTTCACGATCACCGTGCCGAAGGGCTACACCGCCGTCGCCAACGGTGAGTTGCGGTCACAGCGGACCGCCAAGGGCCGATCCACCTTCGTGTGGCACAGCGGCCGGCCGATGGCCAGCTACCTCGCCACGGCCACCATCGGCCGCTTCGAGGTCCACACCTCCCGCGGGCCCGGCGGGCTCCCGCTGTACGTGGCGGTCGACCCGGCGGAGGCCGGGGCGAGCAGGGGGCCGCTGGCGAAGCTGCCGGAGATCGTGAAGTGGGAGAGCGGGCTCTTCGGGCCGTACCCCTTCTCCTCCGCGGGAGCGATCGTCGACGACACCCCGGCCCGGATCAGCTGGGGAGCACTGGAGACGCAGACCAAACCGGTCTACGCCGGGGCGCCGGACACCACGACCGTGGTGCACGAGATGGCCCATCAGTGGTTCGGCGACTCGGTGACGCCGAAGACCTGGCGGGACGCCTGGCTCAACGAGAGCTTCGCGACGTACGCCGAGTGGCTGTGGGCGGAGCGCGAGGGCGGCAAGACCCCGCAGCAGCAGTTCGATGCGCTCTACGACTCCAAGAGCAAGGAGACCTGGGCCTTCCCGCCGGGCGATCCGGGCACACCGCGGAACGTGACCGGCCCGGCCGTCTACGACCGCGGCGCGATGCTGCTCCAGGAACTGCGCAACGCCGTCGGCGACAAGGCGTTCTTCACGATCCTGCGCGAGTGGCCCGCCAAGTACCGCTACTCCAACGCCGATGCGCGGGACTTCATCGACTTCTGCCAGGAGCACACGGACGTGGACCTCGGGCCGCTGTTCAAGGCCTGGCTGTACGAGAAGGGGAAGCCGAAGCGGGAGGTCTGA
- a CDS encoding NAD(P)/FAD-dependent oxidoreductase, which produces MKSVARQRLRVVVLGGGYAGTMAALRLAPYAQVTLVDPADRFTERVRLHELAAGRPEVGHSRAAMLRGTGIEHLAARATGLDPGARAVHTDCGRTLLYDRLVYALGSHTDLRGPGDGDAPGRAPWAGAFTAESAAALHKRLRDGPGALAVVGGGLTGIEMAAEIAEAHPGWQVRLLTGGEIGGGLSVRGRDHVRTVLDRLHVRVEEGRRVADGDDAGADAVLWTGAMAAAGSLARDAGLETDPATGRILVDAALRSVSHPDIYAAGDAAAARTPRAGALRMACATALPTGSHVAGAILAESRGAEPRPLSYAFLVQCVSLGRHDGLIQSVRGDDTPRERVLTGRPAARVKEQVVRNAVRVLRLAARRPGAVPFIPGIGR; this is translated from the coding sequence ATGAAGAGCGTGGCGCGGCAGCGGCTGCGGGTCGTGGTCCTCGGCGGCGGTTACGCGGGCACGATGGCCGCGCTCCGGCTCGCCCCGTACGCGCAGGTGACCCTGGTCGACCCCGCCGACCGGTTCACCGAGCGGGTGCGTCTGCACGAACTGGCCGCCGGGCGCCCCGAAGTGGGCCACTCCCGGGCCGCGATGCTGCGCGGCACCGGCATCGAGCATCTCGCCGCCCGTGCCACCGGGCTCGACCCGGGCGCCCGCGCCGTGCACACCGACTGCGGCCGCACCCTCCTCTACGACCGGCTCGTCTACGCCCTCGGCAGCCACACCGACCTGCGCGGCCCCGGCGACGGGGACGCCCCCGGCCGTGCGCCGTGGGCGGGAGCCTTCACCGCCGAGAGCGCCGCCGCCCTGCACAAGCGGCTGCGGGACGGCCCGGGTGCGCTGGCCGTGGTCGGCGGCGGCCTGACCGGCATCGAGATGGCCGCCGAGATCGCCGAAGCCCACCCCGGGTGGCAGGTCCGACTGCTGACCGGCGGGGAGATCGGCGGCGGGCTGTCGGTCCGCGGCCGGGACCATGTCCGTACCGTCCTCGACCGGCTGCACGTCCGCGTCGAGGAGGGCCGCCGGGTCGCCGACGGCGACGACGCCGGTGCCGACGCCGTGCTGTGGACCGGCGCCATGGCCGCGGCCGGCTCCCTCGCGCGGGACGCGGGCCTGGAGACCGACCCGGCGACCGGCCGCATCCTGGTCGATGCGGCGCTGCGTTCGGTCAGCCACCCCGACATCTATGCCGCGGGCGACGCCGCGGCGGCCCGTACGCCTCGCGCCGGGGCCCTGCGGATGGCCTGCGCCACCGCGCTGCCCACGGGCTCGCACGTGGCCGGCGCGATCCTCGCCGAGTCACGCGGCGCGGAGCCCCGGCCGCTGTCGTACGCGTTCCTCGTGCAGTGCGTGAGCCTGGGGCGGCACGACGGTCTGATCCAGTCGGTCCGCGGCGACGACACACCGCGCGAGCGGGTGCTGACGGGCCGTCCGGCCGCCCGGGTCAAGGAGCAGGTGGTCCGCAACGCCGTCCGCGTCCTGCGGCTGGCGGCCCGCCGCCCCGGCGCCGTCCCGTTCATCCCGGGCATCGGCCGATGA
- the sigJ gene encoding RNA polymerase sigma factor SigJ, with amino-acid sequence MTQPETGTGGARGARDGDRLARFEEQRGRLWAIAYRITGTVTDADDAVQETWLRWQALPDEPPVASPRGFLTTVVSRICYDLLGSARARRETYVGPWLPEPLLDDAGGPRPVAAADPGGPGGPEDRVTLDESVGMALLTVLERLTPAERTAFILHDVFAVPFPEVAEAVGRTPESVRQLASRARRRVRAEAPRRTVDRAEHRRTVEAFLSAVMGGDMAALLSVLDPEIVWRSDGGGRVSAARRPVLGREKVARYVRGLVTRGAQRDGLRVALAEVNGATGLVFVDPAGEQSGVFAFTVHDGRITEVDAVVNPDKLGHLDLGRL; translated from the coding sequence ATGACGCAGCCGGAGACGGGCACGGGCGGAGCGCGGGGCGCGCGGGACGGGGACCGGCTCGCGCGGTTCGAGGAGCAGCGCGGGCGGCTGTGGGCCATCGCCTACCGGATCACGGGCACCGTCACCGACGCCGACGACGCCGTACAGGAGACCTGGCTGCGCTGGCAGGCGCTGCCCGACGAGCCGCCGGTGGCCAGCCCGCGCGGGTTCCTCACCACCGTCGTCAGCCGGATCTGTTACGACCTGCTGGGTTCGGCCCGCGCCCGCCGCGAGACCTATGTCGGGCCCTGGCTGCCGGAGCCGCTGCTCGACGACGCCGGCGGCCCGCGGCCGGTCGCCGCGGCGGACCCCGGGGGGCCCGGCGGCCCCGAGGACCGGGTCACGCTCGACGAATCCGTCGGGATGGCGCTGCTCACCGTCCTGGAGCGGCTCACCCCGGCCGAGCGCACCGCCTTCATCCTCCACGACGTCTTCGCGGTCCCGTTTCCGGAGGTCGCCGAGGCGGTGGGCCGCACCCCGGAATCCGTACGGCAGTTGGCCTCCCGCGCCCGGCGGCGGGTACGGGCCGAGGCGCCGCGCCGCACCGTCGACCGCGCGGAACACCGGCGCACCGTCGAGGCCTTCCTGTCCGCCGTCATGGGCGGCGATATGGCGGCGCTGCTGTCCGTCCTCGACCCGGAGATCGTCTGGCGGTCGGACGGCGGCGGCAGGGTGAGCGCCGCCCGCCGGCCGGTGCTGGGCCGCGAGAAGGTCGCCCGCTATGTGCGGGGCCTGGTCACCCGCGGTGCCCAACGCGACGGGCTGCGGGTCGCGCTGGCGGAGGTCAACGGGGCCACCGGGCTGGTCTTCGTCGATCCGGCGGGCGAGCAGTCCGGGGTGTTCGCCTTCACCGTCCACGACGGGCGGATCACGGAGGTGGACGCCGTCGTCAACCCCGACAAGCTCGGTCACCTCGATCTCGGCCGGCTGTAG
- a CDS encoding peptidase, with product MTTQDDLGSVEPAGDQVLAAASAGVTYPVAPGYRVKVRQGPGTGYPVVRQLPEGARIQIRCQRHGQSVSGPYGTSDLWDSIGSGQYVSDAYVRTGSSGMVAPRCTN from the coding sequence ATGACGACTCAGGACGATCTCGGCTCCGTGGAACCGGCCGGCGACCAGGTGCTCGCCGCCGCGTCCGCCGGCGTCACCTATCCCGTCGCACCCGGCTACCGCGTCAAGGTCCGCCAGGGCCCCGGCACCGGCTACCCGGTCGTCCGGCAGCTGCCGGAGGGGGCCCGGATCCAGATCCGCTGCCAGCGGCACGGCCAGTCGGTCAGCGGCCCGTACGGCACCTCGGACCTCTGGGACAGCATCGGGTCCGGTCAGTACGTCTCCGACGCGTACGTGCGGACGGGCAGCAGCGGGATGGTCGCGCCGCGCTGCACGAACTGA
- a CDS encoding protein kinase domain-containing protein — translation MPSLRNSGVGPEAEHPEYAGQYRLEARLGSGGMGVVHLARSSSGLLLAVKVIHAEFAQDPEFRGRFRQEVAAARRVSGAFTAPVVDADPDAERPWMATLHIPGPTLSDHVKRNGPLAVAEVRRLAAGLAEALRDIHRAGVVHRDLKPGNVLLAADGPKVIDFGISRPSDSEMRTETGKLIGTPPFMAPEQFQRPREVGPAADVFALGSVLVHAATGSGPFDSESPYIVAYQVVHDEADLAGVPPELVPLVESCLAKDPADRPTPGALMELLRTGPQHDAPLGAALPVGLLPDGLLPGGVSPDAAAASGVAPGGAVRDGEVPAVRIPEQRQPEPRPSGQRQPEQLPPGHLPPGHVPSVRAEAAPPRAETTHVRAPVPVENLVEDLAESPADAGPPAAPKGPAAPAEPGTPAGPRRPARSRTRRWPLWAALALVVTGVGAYAGVQALAPGGNGEDPALQTRPSQSGRADFRPWRTTLVERPKGHDGEMPFCTAGSGAVFCGQSGIPAARLDPGTGHPAWRRTDSRAQGKDAAKSASPTPPVLSGGLLYVFSGDGKQLSALDPSTHGKGATRWTKDVSGYEGATRIVGNRILLTAADGTVTALDSATHRQRWHKRFSGHHLPLFSSFGDAHTAYAAEGTPDGTGTQLTAIDPAGGKVRWSRRLPGTLAPAGTGTSGALYLTATDPKFTFRTTAVVRYDPATGRTRRLPLAVPLDGVAAVVHGESVYLLAEGGALQAVGEHKWDTETSVSRGSAPVVSGNRLYFTAADGRLLAIDTGNGGLLGQTPPRLDGRRHNGYLQALPAPQVDAPHGRIYAAAPNGTVFAVPTGDPAGW, via the coding sequence ATGCCATCGCTGCGCAATTCCGGGGTCGGCCCGGAAGCGGAGCATCCGGAATACGCCGGCCAGTACCGCCTGGAAGCGCGGCTCGGCTCCGGCGGTATGGGCGTGGTCCACCTTGCGCGCTCGTCCTCCGGACTGCTGCTCGCGGTCAAGGTCATCCATGCCGAATTCGCCCAGGACCCGGAGTTCCGCGGGCGGTTCCGGCAGGAGGTGGCCGCCGCGCGGCGGGTCAGCGGGGCCTTCACGGCGCCTGTCGTGGACGCTGATCCGGATGCCGAACGCCCCTGGATGGCGACCCTCCACATCCCCGGCCCGACCCTCTCCGACCATGTGAAGCGGAACGGCCCGCTGGCGGTCGCGGAGGTACGGCGGCTGGCCGCCGGCCTCGCCGAGGCACTGCGCGACATCCATCGCGCGGGCGTGGTGCACCGCGATCTCAAGCCCGGAAACGTCCTGCTGGCCGCCGATGGTCCGAAAGTCATCGACTTCGGCATCTCCCGGCCCTCGGACAGCGAAATGCGCACCGAGACCGGCAAGTTGATCGGCACGCCGCCCTTCATGGCACCCGAACAGTTCCAGCGGCCGCGCGAGGTGGGACCGGCGGCGGACGTCTTCGCGCTGGGTTCGGTCCTGGTGCACGCCGCCACCGGAAGCGGCCCGTTCGACTCGGAGAGCCCGTACATCGTCGCGTACCAGGTGGTGCACGACGAGGCCGATCTGGCGGGTGTGCCCCCGGAGTTGGTGCCGCTGGTCGAGAGCTGCCTGGCGAAGGACCCGGCGGACCGGCCGACGCCGGGCGCGCTGATGGAACTGCTGCGGACGGGTCCGCAGCACGATGCGCCGCTGGGTGCCGCGCTGCCGGTGGGCCTGCTGCCGGACGGCCTGCTGCCCGGCGGTGTGTCGCCGGACGCGGCGGCCGCGTCCGGCGTGGCCCCGGGCGGTGCGGTACGAGACGGCGAGGTCCCGGCGGTACGGATACCGGAACAGCGGCAGCCGGAACCGCGGCCATCGGGACAGCGGCAGCCGGAGCAGCTCCCGCCCGGACACCTGCCGCCCGGACACGTCCCGTCGGTACGGGCCGAGGCCGCCCCGCCCCGCGCCGAGACGACACATGTCCGCGCCCCCGTGCCCGTCGAGAACCTCGTCGAAGACCTCGCCGAGAGCCCCGCCGACGCCGGGCCCCCGGCCGCCCCCAAAGGCCCGGCCGCCCCCGCCGAGCCCGGCACCCCGGCCGGCCCCCGCCGCCCCGCCCGCTCCCGTACCCGCCGCTGGCCCCTGTGGGCCGCGCTCGCCCTGGTCGTGACCGGTGTGGGGGCGTACGCGGGCGTCCAGGCGCTGGCCCCGGGCGGGAACGGCGAGGACCCCGCCCTGCAGACCCGCCCGTCGCAGAGCGGCCGGGCCGACTTCCGCCCGTGGCGGACCACGCTCGTCGAGCGCCCCAAGGGCCACGACGGCGAAATGCCGTTCTGCACGGCCGGATCCGGCGCCGTCTTCTGCGGTCAGTCCGGGATCCCGGCCGCCCGGCTCGACCCCGGCACCGGCCACCCGGCATGGCGGCGCACGGACAGCCGCGCCCAGGGCAAGGACGCCGCGAAGTCCGCCTCACCGACCCCGCCGGTGCTCTCCGGCGGGCTGCTGTACGTCTTCTCCGGCGACGGCAAGCAGCTCAGCGCCCTCGACCCGTCGACGCACGGCAAGGGCGCCACCCGCTGGACCAAGGACGTCTCCGGTTACGAGGGCGCGACCAGGATCGTCGGGAACCGCATCCTGCTGACGGCGGCGGACGGCACGGTCACCGCGCTGGACAGCGCGACCCACCGGCAGCGCTGGCACAAACGCTTCTCCGGCCACCACCTGCCGCTCTTCTCCTCCTTCGGCGACGCACACACCGCCTACGCGGCCGAGGGCACCCCCGACGGGACCGGCACCCAGCTCACCGCCATCGACCCGGCCGGTGGAAAGGTCCGCTGGTCCCGGCGACTGCCCGGCACCCTCGCCCCGGCCGGAACCGGCACGTCCGGTGCGCTCTATCTGACCGCCACCGACCCGAAGTTCACGTTCCGCACCACCGCCGTCGTCCGCTACGACCCCGCCACCGGCCGCACCCGGCGCCTCCCGCTGGCCGTACCGCTCGACGGGGTGGCCGCCGTGGTGCACGGCGAGTCGGTGTACCTGCTGGCCGAGGGCGGCGCCCTGCAGGCGGTCGGGGAACACAAGTGGGACACCGAGACCTCGGTCAGCCGGGGCTCGGCACCCGTGGTGAGCGGCAACCGGCTGTACTTCACCGCGGCGGACGGCCGGCTGCTCGCGATCGACACCGGCAACGGCGGTCTGCTCGGCCAGACCCCGCCACGGCTCGACGGCCGCCGGCACAACGGCTATCTGCAGGCGCTGCCCGCCCCGCAGGTGGACGCGCCGCACGGCCGGATCTACGCGGCCGCGCCGAACGGCACGGTCTTCGCCGTGCCGACCGGGGACCCGGCGGGCTGGTGA
- a CDS encoding helix-turn-helix domain-containing protein, translating into MPPRRAVTGRSQEPRQRFVEELRLLRAQKGDSLRQLGEALGWDWSLFGKMESGQTLGGPEVAQALDQYYGTKDLLLTLWELAVADPTQFRERYRRYMTLEAEALSMWHYGVSTIHGLLQTASYARELLSASGLSGEQLTRQVEARKGRRAALDRDDAPRFRTILSEAVLRTPLEDAAEWRKQLELLLDMGERPNVMVQIVRHAVGIHALSNTDTTFLRLSDGRTVAWVETGYSGELVQETAAAERLQLSYDLVRDLAMSPVESRKFIRQMWEEASCEPST; encoded by the coding sequence ATGCCGCCGAGGCGAGCGGTCACCGGCCGGAGCCAGGAGCCACGCCAACGGTTCGTCGAAGAGCTGCGATTACTGCGCGCCCAGAAGGGCGACAGCCTGCGCCAGCTCGGCGAGGCCCTGGGCTGGGACTGGTCCCTGTTCGGCAAGATGGAAAGCGGCCAGACACTGGGCGGCCCGGAGGTGGCGCAGGCGCTGGACCAGTACTACGGGACGAAGGATCTGCTGCTGACGTTGTGGGAGTTGGCGGTGGCAGATCCCACACAGTTCCGCGAGCGGTACCGGCGGTACATGACGCTCGAAGCAGAAGCATTGAGCATGTGGCACTACGGGGTCAGCACTATTCATGGGCTGCTCCAGACGGCGAGTTACGCACGCGAGCTGCTTTCAGCCAGTGGTCTCAGTGGCGAACAACTGACACGACAGGTCGAAGCGCGCAAAGGACGTCGGGCAGCACTGGACCGTGATGACGCGCCACGGTTCCGCACGATCCTTTCCGAGGCTGTGCTACGGACACCGTTGGAAGATGCCGCGGAATGGCGGAAGCAGCTTGAGCTCCTCCTGGACATGGGTGAACGGCCCAACGTCATGGTTCAGATCGTTCGCCACGCCGTCGGGATCCATGCCCTGTCGAACACCGACACCACGTTCCTGCGGCTCTCTGACGGCCGCACTGTGGCGTGGGTGGAGACCGGATATTCGGGCGAACTCGTCCAGGAAACGGCAGCAGCCGAACGACTCCAGCTCAGCTACGATCTGGTCCGTGACTTAGCCATGTCCCCGGTTGAATCACGGAAGTTCATCAGGCAGATGTGGGAGGAAGCCTCGTGCGAGCCATCGACCTGA
- a CDS encoding DUF397 domain-containing protein, giving the protein MRAIDLSTITWRKSSYSNQDGGACLEVSDDLLTTATWRKSSYSNPDGGNCLEVADNLPALVPVRDSKAPQGPALLFEASAWSSFVAAVKTGALPGA; this is encoded by the coding sequence GTGCGAGCCATCGACCTGAGCACCATTACCTGGCGCAAGAGCTCATACAGCAACCAGGACGGCGGCGCCTGCCTCGAAGTCTCCGACGACCTCCTGACCACTGCCACGTGGCGCAAGTCCAGCTACAGCAACCCGGACGGCGGCAACTGCCTAGAGGTAGCCGACAACCTCCCCGCCCTCGTCCCCGTCCGCGACAGCAAGGCCCCCCAAGGCCCCGCCCTCCTCTTCGAGGCGTCCGCCTGGTCGTCGTTCGTCGCCGCCGTGAAGACCGGGGCGCTGCCCGGCGCCTGA